DNA sequence from the Oncorhynchus clarkii lewisi isolate Uvic-CL-2024 chromosome 24, UVic_Ocla_1.0, whole genome shotgun sequence genome:
TTTTGTCAGAGCATGTCAGGCTCCCAAGtagcacagtggtctaaggcactgcctctcagtgctagaggtgtcactacagaccccctGGTTCAAATCACAACTGtttgtgattgggaatcccatagtgGGATgttgtaggctgtcattgtaaataataattagttcttaactgactttcctagttaaataaatgttaataaCACAAATGTCTGTACCAGAATAGCTGCATAAACTCAATGCAGTCATCTGGGAATTGGACTTAATCATTGGACCTAATCATTTATATTGTATGTCTACCACCTTAAATCTGAAAAATATATTCTCTGGAATATGACTTGTTCATAATCATAGTTATGAAATCCCCTCTTAATAAAGATAATTTTGCCAATGTTAGTCACTGCTTTTCTAAGGATATGATAGACCTTTTATGTTTACCACTGTGATCCAACAATCTGATCTATCAGATGAGTAATAAAGGCAAGGCCTGCCAACAAACAAATGAACAGCTGTCAGAGAGTTGATCTATGCTGCTTCTACCCTCGtgtctaccactgtctaccaTCAGTGTTCAAACTGTACAATGTGTCCCTGTCTACAGTACTGGTTTGGTTAGTTAACAGTTATGAaatggaacaaaaatataaatgcaatatgcaacaatttcaaagatttgactgagttacagttcatataagggaatcagtcaattgaaataaataattccctaatctatggatttcccatgactgggaatacagatatgcatctgttggtcacagataccttaaaaaatggtaggggcatggatcagaaaaccagtcagtatctggagtgaccaccatttgcctcatgcagcataacacatctccttcgcatagagttgatcaggctgttgattgtggcctgtggaatgttgtcccactcctcttcaatggctgtgtgaagttgctggatattgtcgggaaatggaacacgctgtcatacacatcgatccagagcatctcaaaaatgcttaatgggtgacatgtctggtgagtatgcaggccatggtggaactgagacattttcagcatccaggaaTTGAGTACAgatttgtgtacagatccttgcaccatggggccgtgcattatcatgctgaaacatgaggtgatggtggcagatgaattCCCTGACAATGGGCCccatctcgtcatggtatctctgtgcattcaaattgccatcgataaaatgcaattgtatttgttgtccgtagtttatgcctgcctataccttaaccccaccgccaccaaagagaactctgttcacaacattggcATTAGCAAACCGCTtgtccacacaacgccataccAGCTGTCTaacatctgcccagtacagttgaaaccaggattcatccttGAACACTTCTCCGGCGTGCCAgaggccatcaaaggtgagcattttcaCACTGAAGTCGTTTAGTACGCccaactgcagtcaggtcaagaccctggtgaggatgacaagcacacagatgagctttcCTGAGACGGTTTTAGACagttgtgcagaaattcttcagttatgcaaacccacaatttcatcagctgtccggtggCTGGTCGCAGATGATCCGCAGGTGAAGAtgcggatgtggaggtcctgggttggcgtggttacacgtggtctgcggttgtgaggccggttggacgtactgccaaattctctaaaacaatgttggagccGGCTTAGGAAAATGAAAAtgtaattctctggcaacagctctggtggacattgctccagtcagcatgccaattgcacactccctaaaaacttgagacatctgtggcattgtgttgtgtgacaaaactgcacattttagagtggcctgtgcaatgatcatgctgtttaatcagcttcttgatatgccatacctgtcaggtggatggattatcttggcaaaggataaattctcactaacagggctGTAAAAAATGTGTGCAAATtttgagaaatacatttttttaggaACATTTCTTGTatcttatatttcagctcatgaaacatgggaccaacactttacatgttgcgtttatattttttgtacgGTGTAGGTAGACATATAAGGCAATACAAAACTCTAAAAACACATACACTGTATGTTCAAGGCCTCTTGAATAGTTTTCATGCAAAGCATATACAGAacgaaaatataaacgcaacttgtaaagtgctggtcccttGTTTCATTGTCCCATGtttcagtgggtgggcctatggctgcgcccctgcccaatcatgtcaaatccatagattagggtctgatgaatttatttaaattaactgattttcttatatgaactgtaacccagtagaatcttttaaattgttggatgttgcgtttgtatttattttcagtGATTGTGGTCTGAGAAAGTTTGATGTTTGTGTGACATTTCTAACATTTCATGTGGCTCACTGAAACAGTGACTGACACCCACTGAAACAGTGACTGACACCCACTGAAACAGTGACTGACACCCACTGAAACAGTGACTGACACCCACAGAAACATTACAGAGAAGACATAGGATGTTTTGATAAGGCATTATTTAAGTTATACAACACTTGTCCAGATGTTCAAAGCACTTTACATTGTATGGCGCTTAACTCATCCCTTCCATTACCAATGTGTTGCACCCACCTGGGTGACCATTGAGACCACATAGAATCAGGATTTTATCTTAAAATCTTATCTGATGAATGATAGCTTGTACAGAGTCGTGCCCCTGACTCTCACTGCCCTGGGACAATAAGATGTCCTTGAAACAGAAGGAAGAGTGCCCCCTACTGTCCCTCCAACATCACcttcagcagcatctggtctcccatccaaggatCAAGCAGGCCAAACCGTGTTTCAGGGGAATGCCAGCAGTGAGATACATGGTGGTATGGCTGCAATTCACATCTATAGTCACACTTCTGAGAGTCTTCAACGCTGAGCTGGACATCCTGTGGTGAAGACATGAATTACTGCCCtgaatattttttaaattctgttcaagtttctgtctgtctgatcaGGTGAACAATGTATTATTTTTCACAGCGATAAAATGTATAATCTTTACTGATCTAACTGCAAGTGTAATTGAATGAGCCTCCAAATGTGCTATACTATCAATACAAATTGAATCACAAAACATTAGAAGAGGATATCACTCAACCACCCTGTGAGAAGACAGTGAAGCACTAGAGCAAGATATACATTCTTATTCATTCCAGCGACTCCCTATTCTAACTTTGATCTGCAAGAATTGTGTAAGATTGCCTCATACTTTCAGAGGCCCATGTAGTATGGATATGGAGAGGTTTCGCACACCCTCCTAGTGGTGGTTGATGAGATTGGGAATTTCTGTTGTCACTCCAAGAGACAGATACCGGTCTTCCTCAGTGTGACTTTGGCCTCTGGGTATGCAGTAGATTAGTACTTTAGCTTCATTCCAGTCATAATTGTTGTATTGACCATTATGTAGAAATATGAGACCAACagattatgtatgtatgtatgtatgtatgtatgcatgtatgtgtgtatgtttgtatgtatctATGTACGTATGTACGTACGTTCAGTATGTATATATAACTGACCCTTTCTGTGTTTTCCTCCCTGACTTTACACGAGAGAGTGTGTTCTCCTAATACTGTAGTGACTGTTTGCCAGCATTACAGAAATTGAGTTTGTGTTAAGAAGTATTTCCCTGTAATTTCCCTGTAAAATATCCCATATTTCCCTGAAAAACACAAGACTTTATAGTGTTCAGAACTTTTACTCATTTTCAGCATTATATGATTCATAATTTGTTACTGTACATTCCTCTAGTGGTGAAAAATAGATTTACTTACTCTCCCTGCAATGCAGCCAACCAGACCAGAGGGAGTGAAATCTTGGTTCAAAACAGACACAGAAGGGATGGGCATCTCGCATTCCTACTCTTGTCTGTCACTTTGAAACTACGGCCTAAATAAAAGGCATAGCCTATTGGGAAATTAAGGAATTGAATAGGTGTATACAAAATGGTGATACAGCACTACACCTAACCTTTCTATCGGGGTCAGGGTTTCGGCCATATTGCTACAACAATCTGATTCCTTCAAAACTACACACCGACATATTGGCAGGTCGAGATGGATCCCCAATAGCCTGGTGAAACCAGCCTGATCGCTGCGTTCACCATTCTGTAATATGTGGCGTGAAATAGAATGGTGAATGCAGTTGGTTCTAGCAGACTAGAGCCACAGATTACGAGAAGACAGCTTTTACCTGGTCAGGTCTGTTTGAGTTTGAGAGGGTACCTTTCAGTCTGTATAATGCCCCTGCAATGCCCCTTACCACCGCATTGGGTTTGTACGTGTTTGAGCGGATACTTTTCGGCCTGTGTAATGCCCGACACAGCGGTGTCCGGGCTGATGGTGAGACTCCCTATTGACCTACCTTGATGTTGTTGTTTATTTGCTGGACTTTGACAGACATCTAGTCCACCGTTAACAAGTCTTCCAGAAGATACATTAAGCTACATGACCAATCACTGTTAGCTGGGCTATAAAAGAAAAGTGCACTCCCTCTGTGGGTCCCACAGAAATGGATTGAGCAACACGGATGTAAACTGTGTCTGACTTCTATAACAGTGTAATAACAATGTATTGTAATAACAGTCCACAAAGAATACATGATAAAAAACATAACTAGTTTATTTGGCTGCAATTTACCTGATAGTTAGTTACCAGACATCATCATCTATCAAACAATCAGACCTGAATTGAACACATACTCATCAAATAAGATTCTCATGAAGACATTATGCCCAACAACAATTTATTGTTGTGTCAACAGGTGATTGTTATTTCGCAAAATACAGCCAAGAAAAAACCAAGATGATAAAACAGTGAATGCCATGTATATTTTCCCCATTATGTAAAAGTGGACAAACATCCTGAGTATGATTCAATATTTGAGGGGAAAGCTCTGTAGAACTAGTCAGCTAATGAAACTAAAACAGTTAAAGCATGACTTGAGAAAATGCTCTATGGAAACCATTCAATCAGGAAGCCATGCAGTTCAGAGAATGTCATTTTCAAATAACAATCAATCATGCTTTTTTAACAATCAAACATGCATTGGGTACTTTAGCAAGGTCTAGGTGGTTTCCTACATGTTCAACATGAGCATTTTATAGCAATCAAATATTCTAGTAGTTTGCAGCATTTATTAATGAACTTTTCCACAGCATTTTAAACATTCCTTCTTCAGTCCCTTATACCAAATGAGTGGAAGAAGCAAAAGGATACTTAAATGAATAACTAAAACAAAACGTACAATATCACAGAATAAAGCTTCCTTCCTTTATGCTGCCATTGAGTGTCAAtaacacagacataattcaatCGCTTCTATTACTGTTAAAAAATGACAGGTAAACAGTCAATCATTGCAAGCTCAAACATTACAAGGCAGGTCAGTGTCACAGTGGTCATGGACAGTTTATTTTAGTTCCCTCCTAAATTCAACTAAGGCCTGAAGTCATTCAGGGAAACATTTGTAAaaatacattgtgttgtttattgTCTGTAACAATAATCAAGcgattatattatttattttttgaaaaaCTACCAAAATCATGCAACTATAATTTTGAACAAACAAGTGCTTTTGATGTGAGTGCTGGTGTTGTGGGTAGGAGATTAGGCACTGGCATCTTGCTTTAGGCGTTGACTACGTGCCTTGTAGACCTCGATGAGTAAATCTTTGACATATTGAATCTCTCGTTCCACTGACTCCGCCTTGTCACGGAGCTCCCGGTTGTGTTCCTCCAGCCCATGAAGCTCATCCTCCAGTATGTCCAGCTCCGCCCTTTTACGCAGTCGATACCTACAGTTTACAAAATACCAGGGTCAGCTTGCACCTGCTGTACCGTTGGagccctctcccctttccccttatTATGTCCCTCTCTCAGTCCCCACCACAAGTGGCAGTTGCCAACCCTATCCTACACCCACAACATCCCATCTATCTTTGTAGAAGTAACCATGACTTGTCTGAGTCACTGAGCTACAGTAGGTTGGCAGTTCAATATCAGTTCTCTCTAAGAGATAGAGATAGCTAGTGTCATGAATTTAACATGGACATGTTTTCCCAACCTCATCCCTTAAGTGCTAGATTTCCGGATATGTATCTATGAACATCCAAGATAGCAGGTCCTATTAGAAGAGTTCAGATTTCAGATTTTATAAACATATTTATATCTGAGAAATTCTTGTAGCACTATCACACCAGTGAAAAGACACAGTGATCCCATTCAAACCAGAGATGAAGGTCTACTTAAAATGTgcacagacatttttttggtcAGACTCAAAAAAATGACCAAACATTCTATCATCACagtttttatttaaactttataaAATCAGTAGATTTTTCACAACATACCTGTGAGCAGCTGTtttgttctggtctctcttcttcTGCTTCCGTTCTCCAGTGTGTACTTCCAGAGGGACAGCGACAAGGCCAGGTTTGAGGCAGCTCAGGGAGCATGGATCTTCCTTTAGCCTCTGTACTGCTTGCCTGTGAATGGGCGAGTCCACCATtggcctctcgctctctcctcttgacAGACATTCGTAGCTTTGGTCTCCAAGACATTCTGGGAAGAGGTAGTGGCCATGCTGGGGCTCTATACCATGTACTTGTGTAGGCTCTTCGATTTCACTTATAAAGCTATAAGGCTCTGTATCAGCAATGTTCGGGTGGTGGTGGTAATAGCCACTGTTTGCCTCTGGCTCTTGAGGAATACCTCCAGAGAGTCCACCATCTTTGTTGCAATGAAAGACCTCCAGCCCCATACCATCATAACTCCTGCCACTAACCTTCATTCCATGCATCAACAGTCCTTCTCTCTTGGGGTGGGTATCGAAGGACCCACCCATACCAAAACCTCTGGTCATCTCTTCACTGCAAAAAACGTCCTCTGTAAAACAATAACTTTCCTCTTCCTTCAGCAATACACCACATTCTCTGACTTTCTTTACACTGCCAATGTTCTTCCCAACTCTCTTCAATGTAGAAAAGTGGTTAACAGGAACCTCTGTGCTTCCCGAGGAACTTCCTTTGGCACTCCAGGTGTCATGCTCAAGTTCCTCTCCA
Encoded proteins:
- the LOC139382967 gene encoding uncharacterized protein, with amino-acid sequence MAISILRRKIPLVCTVDLIIPSSQQANDSQSWGRKGVELPERQHIIGDGQTDWMTEKVDLSSFQSTTESSSSSSSPPSPLEHDVKVPSDLEVMTSLLQEELAQLEDYFRSESTSTKLDKSPKCDKGAQAMGAHSYYQLPYASYSGNQSETSPLFVTLATGELDRVSFCGGPIGRPKMARQSPYNCHHRSYKTCRRIVSDGVNKVGEELEHDTWSAKGSSSGSTEVPVNHFSTLKRVGKNIGSVKKVRECGVLLKEEESYCFTEDVFCSEEMTRGFGMGGSFDTHPKREGLLMHGMKVSGRSYDGMGLEVFHCNKDGGLSGGIPQEPEANSGYYHHHPNIADTEPYSFISEIEEPTQVHGIEPQHGHYLFPECLGDQSYECLSRGESERPMVDSPIHRQAVQRLKEDPCSLSCLKPGLVAVPLEVHTGERKQKKRDQNKTAAHRYRLRKRAELDILEDELHGLEEHNRELRDKAESVEREIQYVKDLLIEVYKARSQRLKQDASA